In Alkalispirochaeta americana, one DNA window encodes the following:
- a CDS encoding carbohydrate ABC transporter permease, with protein sequence MSSTSLTRQKDLVAWRVFSYIFMVAFTILTVAPLVWLFYSSLKPHPEIVRNIFALPRSIHTANYTVAWERGRLGILIANSVFYAVTATTITVILALSAGYGLAKFQYRISSLIYTFFIMGLLVTAHSVLVPLFVMETRMGIADTRLGVLLPYVGFGLPFMIYLATSYIRGIPGAVEESARIDGASYLQIFWHVIRPISAPVVATMTIFAFLANWNEFVFVFVLTSRQSLRSLPVGVNAFAGGMSRDYGLLFAALVIATIPMIVFYIFFHEHLKRGFAAGAVKE encoded by the coding sequence ATGAGCAGCACATCCTTGACACGACAGAAAGATCTGGTCGCCTGGAGGGTTTTCTCCTACATTTTCATGGTGGCCTTCACGATCCTTACGGTGGCGCCCCTGGTATGGCTTTTTTACAGCTCCCTGAAACCGCACCCTGAAATTGTACGGAATATCTTTGCGCTCCCCCGAAGCATTCACACCGCAAACTATACCGTGGCCTGGGAACGAGGCCGACTGGGAATACTGATCGCAAACAGCGTCTTCTACGCCGTCACCGCGACAACGATAACAGTGATCCTGGCTCTTTCAGCCGGATACGGGCTTGCCAAATTTCAGTACCGGATCTCATCGCTTATCTATACCTTCTTTATCATGGGATTACTGGTCACGGCGCACTCCGTTCTGGTTCCTCTCTTTGTAATGGAAACGCGCATGGGAATCGCCGATACACGACTGGGAGTGCTGTTGCCCTACGTGGGATTTGGGCTGCCCTTTATGATCTATCTGGCGACTTCCTATATCCGGGGCATTCCGGGGGCCGTGGAAGAGTCTGCCCGCATCGACGGGGCGTCCTATCTGCAGATTTTCTGGCACGTTATCCGCCCCATTTCTGCTCCAGTGGTGGCCACCATGACGATTTTTGCGTTTTTGGCAAACTGGAACGAGTTTGTCTTTGTCTTTGTTCTCACGAGCCGACAATCCCTGCGAAGTCTGCCCGTGGGGGTCAACGCCTTTGCCGGGGGGATGTCCCGTGACTACGGGTTGCTCTTTGCAGCTCTGGTGATAGCAACAATCCCTATGATCGTTTTTTATATCTTCTTTCACGAACATCTGAAAAGAGGTTTTGCAGCAGGAGCGGTCAAGGAATAG
- a CDS encoding carbohydrate ABC transporter permease: MTSKTEKRWSYAILVGPAVLIYATVILFPIIFSFSLSFTRWSGFGTPEWIGLGNYTRMMVDPVFRIGLRNNLLIVVVSVFGQIPFGFILAYIVYRKIVGGHQFFETMIFLPITVSAIVVAKLWNQIFSPAGVVTQLVRIVQDNPRYVFSIFENRDFAIVPILGVILWYYTGIYMVIFLANLNKISPDVIEASVMDGAKEHQILFRVILPQMTNIVFTTAVFAIAGSLKSFDLVFAMTGGGPAHYTEVIAIYMYFNTFRYYNYGYGSAISIMIVFLSLGMISVLMTISRRFERKYE, from the coding sequence ATGACAAGCAAGACAGAAAAACGCTGGAGCTATGCTATTCTGGTGGGACCAGCGGTCTTAATTTACGCCACGGTGATCCTTTTCCCGATCATCTTCAGTTTTTCTCTCAGTTTCACCCGCTGGAGCGGTTTTGGAACTCCCGAATGGATCGGCCTGGGGAACTATACCCGCATGATGGTGGACCCGGTGTTCCGCATAGGATTGAGGAACAACCTCCTGATCGTGGTGGTCTCCGTTTTCGGGCAAATCCCCTTTGGTTTTATTCTCGCCTATATTGTCTATCGCAAAATAGTAGGGGGACATCAGTTTTTTGAGACCATGATTTTTCTTCCGATCACCGTTTCGGCGATCGTCGTTGCAAAGTTGTGGAATCAGATTTTTTCCCCCGCCGGTGTGGTTACCCAGTTAGTCCGCATTGTGCAAGATAACCCGCGGTACGTCTTTTCCATCTTTGAGAATCGGGACTTTGCCATTGTTCCCATTTTAGGTGTCATTCTTTGGTATTACACAGGAATATATATGGTCATTTTTCTGGCAAATTTGAACAAGATATCTCCCGATGTGATCGAGGCCTCCGTAATGGACGGTGCCAAGGAACACCAGATATTATTCCGAGTGATTCTGCCTCAAATGACGAATATCGTCTTTACCACCGCCGTTTTTGCAATCGCCGGAAGCCTGAAGAGTTTCGACCTCGTCTTTGCCATGACGGGTGGCGGTCCGGCCCATTACACCGAGGTAATAGCAATCTACATGTATTTTAATACCTTCCGTTATTACAACTACGGCTACGGCAGCGCCATATCAATAATGATCGTCTTTCTGAGTCTTGGAATGATTTCTGTCCTCATGACGATCTCTCGCAGATTCGAACGGAAGTACGAATAA